In a single window of the Veillonella sp. genome:
- a CDS encoding AAA family ATPase codes for MKLNITNVGKIGSATFEFNGITVIAGNNNTGKSTVGKSLFSLFHQFLNINNAVKNHRYNAFIKRVKNLDLKYGDGDNWWQPRDELVNKYNLKDIRQFLENESDIKDIRSTVNSIIMYDGPDKEEFYEELLSGLSEVRSISDNRLKEELVTLFFNNIFASQINNVQAKVAKAELELEIKNKPLRVVFEDSQCVLVEDNVTLTNKAIYIDDPYAIDLDFRYRLYNQSVGRDYINNILAGLLHTNNSDDLVDKIIATDKYKEIECIIDRVIKGNLIENKRGIFTLQNEDFPKGLSVNNISTGVKSFLVIKKLITDNIISEKDVLIFDEPEIHLHPEWQILYAELLVLIQKYFDLTILLTTHSPFFLRAIEVFSKKYETEEKCTYYMAKTKNEYSIFEKINDTSDIYAKMADAFSILDKINDDIEECNNCEDM; via the coding sequence AATAATAATACAGGTAAGAGTACTGTAGGGAAAAGCTTATTTTCATTATTTCATCAATTTTTAAATATTAATAATGCCGTAAAAAACCATCGTTATAATGCATTTATAAAAAGAGTTAAAAATTTAGATTTAAAATATGGCGACGGAGATAATTGGTGGCAGCCTCGTGATGAGTTAGTTAATAAATATAACTTGAAAGATATTAGGCAGTTTCTCGAAAACGAATCGGATATAAAAGATATTCGTAGTACTGTTAATTCCATAATTATGTATGATGGCCCTGATAAAGAAGAGTTTTATGAAGAGCTTTTATCTGGTTTATCTGAAGTTAGATCTATTAGTGATAATCGCTTGAAAGAGGAACTAGTAACACTATTTTTTAACAACATATTTGCATCTCAAATTAATAATGTACAAGCGAAAGTGGCTAAAGCTGAGTTGGAGTTGGAAATTAAAAATAAGCCATTACGTGTTGTCTTTGAAGATAGTCAATGCGTATTGGTAGAAGATAATGTTACACTAACTAACAAAGCTATATATATAGATGACCCATATGCTATTGATTTAGATTTCAGATACAGGCTTTATAATCAAAGTGTGGGTCGCGATTATATTAATAATATTTTGGCTGGATTACTACATACTAATAACTCTGATGATTTGGTGGATAAAATTATAGCAACTGATAAGTATAAGGAGATAGAATGTATAATTGATAGGGTTATAAAGGGGAATCTTATCGAAAATAAAAGAGGAATATTTACCTTACAAAATGAGGACTTTCCCAAGGGGCTTAGTGTAAATAATATTTCCACGGGTGTAAAGTCGTTTTTAGTTATAAAGAAATTGATTACAGATAATATTATAAGTGAAAAGGACGTGCTAATTTTTGACGAGCCAGAAATACATTTGCATCCAGAATGGCAAATTCTATATGCTGAGTTACTAGTTCTGATCCAAAAGTACTTTGACTTAACTATTCTTTTAACAACTCATAGTCCATTTTTCTTGAGAGCAATAGAAGTTTTTTCTAAAAAGTATGAAACTGAAGAGAAATGTACATATTATATGGCTAAGACTAAGAATGAATATAGTATATTTGAAAAGATAAATGATACATCTGATATATATGCTAAGATGGCAGATGCATTTTCTATATTAGATAAAATTAATGATGATATTGAGGAATGCAATAATTGTGAGGATATGTGA